One Thermoanaerobacter kivui genomic window, GACAATAAGCAAATTGATTTATTTCAGTTGCAGAAATATATTTATCTTTCATATATAACACCCTAAATAACGCAATTTTACAAAATTTATTATACCATATAAAAAAAACGGGTTAAAGCCCGTTTTTTAATCATCCTCTTGGATCAGCCACAACAAGAACATCTATGAATTTAGTACCTTTCATTATTCTTCTAACAATAGATCCCCTTATTATTTCATCAATTCTCCTTCTCACAGACTGCCCTACTACAATTTGAGTAATGGCATTTTCCTCTGCAAATTTTATTATAGCTTTAGCAGGGTCATTGGACTTCACCATAAAAAATTTCGCTTCCAATTTATTGCACAGCATAGTGATTTCGTCAAGTTTTTTAAGCTTTTTATGGTCTCTCAAGTCATCCTCATTGTAAACATGTAGGACAAATAGGTCTGCTTTGAGCATTTTTGCCAGCCTGTAACCTCTCCGTATCAAATACTCTGCATTAAATCTCAAATTCACACAAACTAATATTTTTTCCTGTGCTCCTTTTAATCCTATAACATTTTTTCTATTTTTATACTCAATAAGCCTATCATCAACTTCATTAGCCACTTCTCTTAATGTGAGTTCTCTTAAAGCTGAAAGGTTGCCAATTCTAAAAAAGTTATTGAGTGCAGTCTCAATCTTATCAGGGCTATAAATTTTCCCGTTTTTGAGCCTCTCTATTAAAGTCTCTGGAGAAACATCTACCACTTCAACCTCGTCACTTATCTCCAAAAGCTTGTCTGGGATGGTTTCCCTTACTTTGACATTTGTCATTCTGTTTACATAGTCATTAAGGCTTTCAAAATGCTGTATATTAACAGCTGTCATAACACTTATTCCGTTGTCGATAAGCTCTAAAACATCTTGATACCTTTTTTCATTTTTAGAACCAGGAGCATTGGTATGGGCTAATTCATCTACCACCACAACCTGTGGCTTCCTTTTTAAAATAGCCTCCAAATCCATTTCCTTAATAATTACACCTTTGTAATTTATTTCCTTTAAAGGAATAATCTCAAGATCACCTATCTGCTCCTCAGTGTCTTTTCTTCCGTATGTCTCTACAAAACCTATCACAACGTCTATACCCCTTGATTTCATCTCATTAGCATCCCTTAACATGTGATAGGTTTTACCCACACCGGGAGCAGCCCCAATGTATATCTTCAATCTTCCTTTTTTAGCTCTTTCGATCTCTCTCAAAAAATAATCGGGGGACTTCTTCTCCATCATATAGCCTCACTTTTTAGTACGCTTAATTTCTTCCAAAAGACTCAAGTTTAGCTTCAACACGTTGATACGAGGTTCTCCGAAAATACCTAAGAATCTCCCTTCAACGTTTTTGTCTACCAGTTTCTTTACAACCTCTTCTGGTAAGTGATTTGCTGCCGCGACTCTTTTGACTTGCAAGTAAGCAGCCTCCGGTGAAATATGCGGGTCTAAACCAGATCCAGAGGATGTAACTATGTCTGCAGGTATGTCACTTCTTTTTACCCCAGGATTTTTCTTCAAAAACTCTTCAATGTTTTTTTCAACCTCTTCCTTGAACTTAGGATTAGAGAGAGCATAATTAGTACCACCCGAAGATTCAGCATTGTAATCTACAACAGAAGGTCTGCCCATAAACCACCTTGAATCGGTAAATTTCTGACCAATGAGTTCTGAACCAACTGGTTTACCGTCTAACATAATTATACTACCATTTGCCTGATAAGGAAATAATAAATTTGCAATTGCTGTCATTACAAAAGGATACACAAGCCCCAGCAAAACCATCAAGACAAATACAAATTTGATTGCTTTTTTTAATTCATTCATAGCAAATCCTCCATATTAAAATATCAAAGATATTATCATGTCTATCAGTTTTATGCCTACAAAAGGCGCAATCAAACCACCTAAGCCATAAATAAGCAAATTCCTGGTCAATAAGGCATTAGCACTCATAGGCTTATATTTTACTCCCCTCATGGCGATAGGAATCAAAACTGGTATTATTATGGCATTGAATATTAAGGCAGATAATATGGCATTCGTTGGAGAAGAAAGTTTCATTATATCTAGCACCCTTATAGATGGCAGTGTTCCTGATATAATAGCAGGAAGTATTGCAAAATACTTCGCCACATCATTGGCAATACTAAAAGTAGTCAATGCTCCTCTTGTCATAAGAAGCTGTTTCCCAATTGCCACAACCTCTATAATTTTTGTAGGGTCTGAGTCTAAATCCACCATATTTGCAGCTTCTTTTGCAGCCATTGTACCGCTATTCATAGCAAGTCCAACATCTGCCTGAGCAAGTGCAGGCGCATCATTTGTACCATCCCCTGTCATGGCAACTAGTCGCCCTAATGCCTGTTCTTTTTTAATGACATTTATCTTATCCTCCGGCTTGCTCTCTGCAATAAATTCGTCAACACCAGCTTCCTCTGCAATAGTCTTAGCTGTCAAAGGATTATCTCCTGTTATCATAATAGTTTTAATTCCCATTGCCCTAAGCTGTTTAAAACGCTCTTTCATGCCGGGTTTTATAGTATCTTTAAGGTATATCACCCCTAATACTTCGTTGTTTTTTACTACGATAAGAGGAGTACCACCTAACAGAGATATCCTTTCAACTACTTCCTGTAAATCTTCAGGAATTTCCCCACCCTTAGACTCTACATACTCTTTTATTTTGTCATAAGACCCTTTTCTTACAATAGTGCCATCTTTTAAATTTAAACCGCTCATCCTTGTTTCAGCAGTAAACTCAACAACTTCTGCTCCTTCTAAAATATCATCCTCTGCTTTTGCCCCCATTTTCTTGGCAAGGTCTACTATTGACCTTCCTTCAGGAGTCAAGTCTTTCAATGAAGAAATGAGGGCATAGTAAGTGACCTCCTCTTTTTTATGTCCACCTACTGGTATAAAGTCAGCAGCCAATCTGTTTCCAAAAGTGATTGTACCTGTCTTATCTAATAGCATTGTATCGATGTCGCCAGCAGCTTCCACTGCTTTTCCTGACATAGCAATTACATTAAAGCGTGTAACTCTATCCATACCTGCAATGCCTATCGCAGAAAGAAGACCTCCAATTGTAGTTGGTATTAAGCAAACTAACAAAGCAATCAATGTAGTAGCACTTATTCTTACATGGACAAATTTAGCCATTGGGTATAGGGTCATAACAACAATTATAAAAATTATTGTCAAACTCACTAAAACAGTAGTCAAAGCAATTTCATTAGGAGATTTCTGCCTTTTGGCTCCTTCTACCATTTTTATCATTCTGTCTAAAAAAGATTCCCCTTCGTCAACAGTAACTTGGACTTTAATGCTATCGCTTATTACCTTTGTCCCACCAGTAACCGAGCTAAAATCACCACCAGCTTCTTTTATAACTGGTGCAGATTCACCTGTTATTGCAGACTCATCAATTGCAGCAAGCCCTTCTATTATTTCTCCATCAGCCGGAATTATATCTCCTGCCTCACAAAGCACTATATCCCCTTTTTTAAGCTCAGAGGACTTAACCATTTTTATGCTTCCATCACTTTTAATGAGTTTTGCCATAGTCTCTTTTTTTGTCTTTTTAAGGGTATCTGCTTGAGCTTTCCCTCTTCCTTCTGCCAGTGCTTCTGCAAAATTAGCAAAAAGCACTGTTACAAACAATATAAAAGTGATTAAAGCGTTATATCCCACTTCGTCGTAAGTACTTCCAAAATAAGTAGGAAATATTGTAGCCAACAGTGTAATAAACATACCTACCTCTACCACAAACATCACAGGATTTTTATACATTTTAAGAGGATTAAGTTTCAAAAAAGAGTTTTTGATAGCACCTAATACAATTTCTCTACTCATCGTTTTTATTTCTTTTTTTCTTTTCATAAAGCGTTACCTCCATTACGTCATGCTCAAAAACTCAGAAATAGGTCCTAATATTATCGCTGGGAAGAAAGTAAGAGCTCCTACAATTACAACAATCGCTATAAAAATTGCTCCAAACAAAGCATTGTCTGTTCTAAAAGTACCTGGCGATGGCGGTGCAGGAATTTTCTCCGCCATAGAACCTGCAACAGCTAACATAAGAATAATGGTTATATATCTTCCAAAGAACATAACTAAACCTGTCATTATATTCATAAACACAGTGTTTCCTATAAATCCTGCAAATTCAGAACCATTATTTGCCGCCGCAGAAGAAAACTCATATAACACTTGCGTAAGTCCATGGTACAGTGGATTCGTTACAGAAGAAGCTCCCACTTTTAGCATCACTGTCAAAGCAGATGAAAAAAGTATCAAAAAAGGGTGAACCAATATTGCAAGGGCTATAAGTTTTATCTCTTTAGTTTCAATTTTTCTTCCTAAATATTCTGGAGTTCTTCCTACCATAAGCCCTGTCAAAAATACCGTCAATATTGTATACATTATTATATTCTGAAGTCCTGCTCCATCTCCTCCAAAAATGGTATTTAACATCATGAGGATAAGCGGCACTGCTCCTCCTAAAGGTGTATAAGAATCGTGCATGCTGTCAACAGAACCTGTTGTAAAAGCAGTAGTCACAGTCGCAAATAGTGAAGATTGTGAGACTCCAAAGCGAACTTCTTTTCCTTCATAATTTCCATAAGGCGTACCATCAATATGTAATTTCGAATAAGCCACTCCTGGATGACTTTCCGCATAAACTGCTCCAACAGCCAAAAGAATAAAAATCACAAACAAGGAAATGTATAATACCAAAGCGTGTTTTTTATTGTTTATCATTAACCCATAAGTGTAAATTAAAGATGCAGGTAAAAGCATCATAAGAAGCATCTCAATCATATTGGTAAGCCAAGTAGGATTTTCAAATGGGTGAGAAGAATTCGCCTCAAAAAATCCACCGCCATTTGTTCCTAAGTGTTTAATTGACTCTAATACAGCTACGGGACCTGTTATAATAGTTTGCTTACCACCTTCTAATGTATCCACAACTACTTTCCCAGCAAAAGTTTGAGGAACTCCTTGCCATACTAATATAAGAGTGACAATTGCAGAGATAGGAAGCAGAAGCCTTACTACTACTCTTACAAAATCTGCATAAAAATTTCCCAATCCATCTGTTTTTCTGCTAAGTCCTCTCATTATAGCTGCTGCAGTCGCTAACCCTGAAGCCGCAGAAGTAAACATCAAAAATACTATTACGATCATTTGGCTTAAAAAAGTTACGCCATTTTCCCCAGCATAGTGTTGAATGTTTGTATTTGTCGTAAAGCTTATTGCCGTGTTAAAAGCAAGAGAAGACTCCATGTTTTTAACTCCAGTAGGATTTAAAGGCAAAAATCTTTGTATTCGCAATATAATATACCCAATTATCATCATTACCGTATTAACAAGCAAAAAGGACAATGCATATTTTTTCCAGCTTATTTCTTCTTCTGCATTGATCCCTGAAAGTTTATATATAAAATTTTCTACAGGTAAAAAAACTTTGTCCAATTTCATCGGTTTATACTCAAATATTTTGTACATATAAGTCCCAACTGGTTTAGTTAAAAGAACTACAACCAATATCATAGTAAAAAGTTCTATATTCGAATACATGAACTTTCCTCCCTTAAAACTCTTCTGGATGTATTAGTGCATAAAATAAATAAATGAGCAAAAGAAAAAAAACCCCATATAATAATGCCAATTTTAATACACCCCTGCTTCATAAGTGTTAGTCTCCATCAAATTACAACACCATTTAATTATGCCTTTGACAATGTAATACAACACCATAAACCCTGCAATTATGACAAAATCCATATCCTTTTTCACCTCTTATTATTATCGTTTTTTTTAAAAAAATATTAAACAAAAAGCCCGCACTCTTTCTTTATGAGGCGGACTACATGACAACACTTTTACATATTGTCATGTCTTCCATCATTTTTGTTAACTTATTTACTATTTATTGTACCATATATATTATATTATTCAACCTAATAAACCTCAAAAAGGTTTAAAAGCTTTTAAATGCTCTTTTATGCAAAGAAATGCGATGTAAAGCGTTACAAACCTCATATGCTATTTAATCTATCACTTTACATCGCTTTCCAATTGTTTTTAACTTTTTTAACTTCACAATTTGTTAATAAAAAGACTTGAAAAATCCTCCAATCTTTTTATTTTTCATCTTCACTATTTAAAATATTTCGCACTTCTTTTTCATACTGCGAGAAAAGTTGGTAAGCTTTTTCCATTGTAGGTGCTTCAACATAAATATTACAGGCTGGTAATTCGCTATCTGGTAACACCAACACCCACGAGTCTCCATGGTTAAATTTTAAACCATCTACAAACTCTGTTACTTTTTCGTCAGCTTTTTCAAAAAGCATTCTAATTATTTTTCCTTTATCTTTCCACTCACACTTTATGCTTTTATTTATTTTATATCTTAAAGGAAATTTATCTTTTATATAGGAAAGTTTTGTTCTCGTTTCATCTAAATAGTCTAAAAGCTTTAAAAAGAAACTTAAGCCGTCAAAACTTAAACTGAACTGTGAAACCCTGTCTTTTATTACTCCTTCTGTTTCTATAATCTTTTTCATTCTGTCTTTGTGGGAAATCTTGCTTTTTAAAGGTTCGATGCTAAATTCTTTTGCAAATTCCGTCAAAAAATTAGAACTGTTAAAGGGAATAACAAAGCTTTTAACTCCCTCTTTTTCTGCAAGTAGCATTCTCATATAGTAAAGCTCGTCATCATCAAATTCTCTTCCTTTTTCATCATAAAGTCTTATTTGCTCTCCATTTTTAGAAAATATAAGCCCTACATCATAGTCTTTCTCTGTTATGTTAAAAAATTTACTTTTACCTATTCCTTCTAATATTTGCTTTGTTTCTTCATTATATGGTTTAACTTTAATTTTTAAATAATCTTTTCTTTGGCTAAAAAGATTATCAATATAATCCTGTTGAACAGAAATCTTTTTAAGGTCTTTTAGATTTTCACGGCTAATCCTCTTAATATCGTAAATTTTTAGCTTATTCTCTATCTTTTTCTCCGCATTTCTGTCAATATCACATCCGTTTTTATCCATAAACAAAACTCTCAATTTATCAGGCTCTTCTGTTTCTACATAGACTCCTCCTTCTAACTTGTTCTTTCTTATACCATACCTTATAGCTGGCAAAAAAGCGTAATCGGCATACAGAACGTCGCAACCCGAAGATAAAAGTCCGTAAGAAATTAAATTGCTTACAAACTTTGAAACAAAGTCCCCGTCATGTCCCACAATTATATTGCCTGTAAAGACATTGCCAAAAGCTTCTCCAACCTCCACCGCCATCTCTGGAGTTATATCATAGTTGAAGACACCTTTTATCCCTCTTTCGCCAAAAAACAATTGTTTTTTGCCATTTCCCCATACAATGTCTTTTATGACAACAAATCCCTCTTCAACGGTTTTATCAGGCCATACCTTTACATCAGGCTTTATCTCGGAGAAAGCCCTTAAATTGCAGTTTTCCCCTATTACACTATTTTCAAAAATCCGTACATTATTAAAAATAGTCACATTTTTGCACACCACACATCCTCTAAGTTCAGAGTTTTGACCAACAATCACATCATCCCACAATATGCTGTTTTTTAATGTACTTCCCTGTTTGATGTGATTGCTTCTCCCCACAATTACATTTGGACCTACAACCGTATTTTCTTCAATTACAGAATTATCTCCGATTATCACCGGAGGTATAATTATAGCATTAGGAGAGATTTTTACATTTTCCCCCATCATTATTCCTTCTTTTAGTAGAATTTCTTTATAGCCTAAATCTACAGCTCCTTTTAAGATGTCAAAATGGCTGCTTATATATTGTGCTGTGTTGCCTATGTCACACCAATACCCCTCTGTAATGTATCCATACATTGGTATATTATTTTGTAGCAAATAAGGGAATAAATCTTTACTGAAATCAAAAGACTTGCCCTGAGGAATAAACTCCAATATTTCCGGCTCAATGATATAAATTCCGGTATTTACTGTGTCACTGAATACTTCTCCCCACGAAGGTTTCTCTAAAAATTTTTTTATGCGTCCTTTTTCGTCAATAATGACAACTCCGTATTCCAATGGCACATCAACTTTTGTTAAGATGAGAGTAACTTTTGCACCATTTCTTTTGTGGAATTCATAAACTTCTTTTACATTTACATCCGTTATGACATCTCCACTCATCACAATAAAAGTGTCATTCAAAAAATCCTTAGCATTTTTAACACTGCCCGCCGTCCCTAATGGTTTATCTTCTATATAAAATTTTATTTTACTGCCGTATTCTTGTTCCACATATTCTTTTATTTTGTGAGGCAAATAAAAGAGTGTAATAGCTATATCTTTCACGTTATATTTGTATAAATGTTCTATTATGTGTTTTATTGCTGGTTGTCCTGCAACAGGGACCATGGGTTTAGGAATCCCTGCTGTTAAAGGTCTTAGTCTACTTCCTTCTCCACCTGCCATGATTATCCCTTTCATTTAACCACCTCTAAAAGCATTATTCAACACTAATTGTTATTATCTTTTATTCCGGCAAAATTATTCATTTTAAAATACACAAAACATAAAATTGAAATGTAAAAAACATTTATCGGAGGCAGTAAAATGTTAGTATCTTTGATATATTTTGCAGCCGGAATTGGAGTTTTTATTTGGGGAATTATCACTTTGACAAAAGGACTAAACATTTTTTCTCAACGAAAAATTACACATTTTATCAAGACTTTTGCTGGTAGTTTGCCGAAATCAATAATAATTGGATTCTTCATAACCCTTATAATACAAAGTAGCAGCATGATATCTGTAATTGCAGTAACCATGGCAGGTGCCAAGCTTTTAAACCTTAAAAGTGCAGCAGGGATAATAATAGGCTCAAACATAGGTACTACTATAGCTGTACAGCTTTACGCTTTTAATTTGTTTAAAATAGCACCTTATGCAGTTTTTGTAGGTTCTATACTTTACTTTCAAAACTACAATATAAAATTAAAATTTGCGGGAAACATAATCTTGGGATTTGGGTTAATATTTTATGGTCTAAAAATAATGGAATTAGCAGCAGTACCCCTTAAAAAATTTTCTAATTTCAACTTATTAAGTAACAACATTTCAAATCCTTTTTGGGGAATTTTTATTGGCATAATCACTGCTCTAATCATGCAATCCAGCAATATAGGGATAGCAACATTGCAAATTTTAACTGCTTCTCATCTGATAACTTTATCAACTGCATTACCTATAATATACGGCTTAAATATAGGAACTTGTTCTGAAGCTATAATATTGAGCTTAGCCTCCAACAAAGAAGGTAAAAAAATTGCCCTTTTCAATATCTTTTTCAATATAATAGGCGCAATAGTGTTTTTGCCGTTGACAGACTATTTTGCTGAATTTCTAAAGTTTTTGTCTCCTAATAATGCTGCCAGGCAGG contains:
- the kdpDN gene encoding KdpD-like non-kinase potassium sensor (KdpDN resembles contains the N-terminal sensor region of KdpD but lacks the C-terminal histidine kinase region.), which translates into the protein MMEKKSPDYFLREIERAKKGRLKIYIGAAPGVGKTYHMLRDANEMKSRGIDVVIGFVETYGRKDTEEQIGDLEIIPLKEINYKGVIIKEMDLEAILKRKPQVVVVDELAHTNAPGSKNEKRYQDVLELIDNGISVMTAVNIQHFESLNDYVNRMTNVKVRETIPDKLLEISDEVEVVDVSPETLIERLKNGKIYSPDKIETALNNFFRIGNLSALRELTLREVANEVDDRLIEYKNRKNVIGLKGAQEKILVCVNLRFNAEYLIRRGYRLAKMLKADLFVLHVYNEDDLRDHKKLKKLDEITMLCNKLEAKFFMVKSNDPAKAIIKFAEENAITQIVVGQSVRRRIDEIIRGSIVRRIMKGTKFIDVLVVADPRG
- the kdpC gene encoding potassium-transporting ATPase subunit KdpC, yielding MNELKKAIKFVFVLMVLLGLVYPFVMTAIANLLFPYQANGSIIMLDGKPVGSELIGQKFTDSRWFMGRPSVVDYNAESSGGTNYALSNPKFKEEVEKNIEEFLKKNPGVKRSDIPADIVTSSGSGLDPHISPEAAYLQVKRVAAANHLPEEVVKKLVDKNVEGRFLGIFGEPRINVLKLNLSLLEEIKRTKK
- the kdpB gene encoding potassium-transporting ATPase subunit KdpB; its protein translation is MKRKKEIKTMSREIVLGAIKNSFLKLNPLKMYKNPVMFVVEVGMFITLLATIFPTYFGSTYDEVGYNALITFILFVTVLFANFAEALAEGRGKAQADTLKKTKKETMAKLIKSDGSIKMVKSSELKKGDIVLCEAGDIIPADGEIIEGLAAIDESAITGESAPVIKEAGGDFSSVTGGTKVISDSIKVQVTVDEGESFLDRMIKMVEGAKRQKSPNEIALTTVLVSLTIIFIIVVMTLYPMAKFVHVRISATTLIALLVCLIPTTIGGLLSAIGIAGMDRVTRFNVIAMSGKAVEAAGDIDTMLLDKTGTITFGNRLAADFIPVGGHKKEEVTYYALISSLKDLTPEGRSIVDLAKKMGAKAEDDILEGAEVVEFTAETRMSGLNLKDGTIVRKGSYDKIKEYVESKGGEIPEDLQEVVERISLLGGTPLIVVKNNEVLGVIYLKDTIKPGMKERFKQLRAMGIKTIMITGDNPLTAKTIAEEAGVDEFIAESKPEDKINVIKKEQALGRLVAMTGDGTNDAPALAQADVGLAMNSGTMAAKEAANMVDLDSDPTKIIEVVAIGKQLLMTRGALTTFSIANDVAKYFAILPAIISGTLPSIRVLDIMKLSSPTNAILSALIFNAIIIPVLIPIAMRGVKYKPMSANALLTRNLLIYGLGGLIAPFVGIKLIDMIISLIF
- the kdpA gene encoding potassium-transporting ATPase subunit KdpA, with protein sequence MYSNIELFTMILVVVLLTKPVGTYMYKIFEYKPMKLDKVFLPVENFIYKLSGINAEEEISWKKYALSFLLVNTVMMIIGYIILRIQRFLPLNPTGVKNMESSLAFNTAISFTTNTNIQHYAGENGVTFLSQMIVIVFLMFTSAASGLATAAAIMRGLSRKTDGLGNFYADFVRVVVRLLLPISAIVTLILVWQGVPQTFAGKVVVDTLEGGKQTIITGPVAVLESIKHLGTNGGGFFEANSSHPFENPTWLTNMIEMLLMMLLPASLIYTYGLMINNKKHALVLYISLFVIFILLAVGAVYAESHPGVAYSKLHIDGTPYGNYEGKEVRFGVSQSSLFATVTTAFTTGSVDSMHDSYTPLGGAVPLILMMLNTIFGGDGAGLQNIIMYTILTVFLTGLMVGRTPEYLGRKIETKEIKLIALAILVHPFLILFSSALTVMLKVGASSVTNPLYHGLTQVLYEFSSAAANNGSEFAGFIGNTVFMNIMTGLVMFFGRYITIILMLAVAGSMAEKIPAPPSPGTFRTDNALFGAIFIAIVVIVGALTFFPAIILGPISEFLSMT
- a CDS encoding potassium-transporting ATPase subunit F — encoded protein: MALLYGVFFLLLIYLFYALIHPEEF
- a CDS encoding sugar phosphate nucleotidyltransferase, with translation MKGIIMAGGEGSRLRPLTAGIPKPMVPVAGQPAIKHIIEHLYKYNVKDIAITLFYLPHKIKEYVEQEYGSKIKFYIEDKPLGTAGSVKNAKDFLNDTFIVMSGDVITDVNVKEVYEFHKRNGAKVTLILTKVDVPLEYGVVIIDEKGRIKKFLEKPSWGEVFSDTVNTGIYIIEPEILEFIPQGKSFDFSKDLFPYLLQNNIPMYGYITEGYWCDIGNTAQYISSHFDILKGAVDLGYKEILLKEGIMMGENVKISPNAIIIPPVIIGDNSVIEENTVVGPNVIVGRSNHIKQGSTLKNSILWDDVIVGQNSELRGCVVCKNVTIFNNVRIFENSVIGENCNLRAFSEIKPDVKVWPDKTVEEGFVVIKDIVWGNGKKQLFFGERGIKGVFNYDITPEMAVEVGEAFGNVFTGNIIVGHDGDFVSKFVSNLISYGLLSSGCDVLYADYAFLPAIRYGIRKNKLEGGVYVETEEPDKLRVLFMDKNGCDIDRNAEKKIENKLKIYDIKRISRENLKDLKKISVQQDYIDNLFSQRKDYLKIKVKPYNEETKQILEGIGKSKFFNITEKDYDVGLIFSKNGEQIRLYDEKGREFDDDELYYMRMLLAEKEGVKSFVIPFNSSNFLTEFAKEFSIEPLKSKISHKDRMKKIIETEGVIKDRVSQFSLSFDGLSFFLKLLDYLDETRTKLSYIKDKFPLRYKINKSIKCEWKDKGKIIRMLFEKADEKVTEFVDGLKFNHGDSWVLVLPDSELPACNIYVEAPTMEKAYQLFSQYEKEVRNILNSEDEK
- a CDS encoding Na/Pi cotransporter family protein, translating into MLVSLIYFAAGIGVFIWGIITLTKGLNIFSQRKITHFIKTFAGSLPKSIIIGFFITLIIQSSSMISVIAVTMAGAKLLNLKSAAGIIIGSNIGTTIAVQLYAFNLFKIAPYAVFVGSILYFQNYNIKLKFAGNIILGFGLIFYGLKIMELAAVPLKKFSNFNLLSNNISNPFWGIFIGIITALIMQSSNIGIATLQILTASHLITLSTALPIIYGLNIGTCSEAIILSLASNKEGKKIALFNIFFNIIGAIVFLPLTDYFAEFLKFLSPNNAARQVANAHTFFNLFSAILIIPFLPQVFFMIERIVDNKKNAK